One window of Marinomonas primoryensis genomic DNA carries:
- a CDS encoding YciK family oxidoreductase, producing MFHYQAPNQLLKNKVILVTGAGDGIGKAAAITYAKYGATVILLGRSIKKLEAVYDHIEKQKYPQAAIVPLNLDGAAEHDYIELANTIENEFGHLDGILHNASLLGERTTLASYDPTLFEQVMRVNVTSQLLLNQALLLLMQKAESASIVFTSSGVGRKAKANWGAYAISKFATEAMMQILSSELASQSPTIRANAINPGATRTSMRANAYPEEDPTTLATPDNIMPLYLYLMGKDSLTINGQSLDAQ from the coding sequence ATGTTTCATTATCAAGCCCCCAACCAGCTACTCAAAAACAAGGTAATTCTTGTTACAGGCGCAGGCGATGGCATAGGAAAAGCCGCTGCCATTACTTATGCAAAATACGGGGCGACCGTCATTTTATTAGGCCGTTCTATCAAGAAACTCGAAGCTGTATACGATCACATTGAAAAACAAAAGTACCCCCAAGCCGCCATTGTCCCATTAAATCTCGACGGCGCAGCAGAGCACGACTATATAGAGCTTGCCAACACCATTGAAAATGAATTTGGCCACCTTGACGGCATCCTCCACAATGCCAGCTTACTAGGCGAACGAACTACACTGGCAAGCTATGATCCAACGTTATTTGAACAAGTAATGCGGGTCAATGTCACCAGCCAACTACTATTAAACCAAGCATTATTACTTTTGATGCAAAAAGCGGAAAGCGCTTCTATTGTCTTTACGTCTTCTGGCGTTGGCAGAAAAGCCAAGGCAAACTGGGGGGCTTATGCTATATCGAAATTCGCCACAGAAGCCATGATGCAGATACTGTCAAGTGAGCTCGCCAGCCAATCCCCTACCATTCGAGCAAACGCCATTAACCCTGGAGCAACTCGAACTAGCATGCGAGCCAATGCTTACCCAGAAGAAGATCCAACCACTTTAGCGACACCAGATAACATTATGCCGCTGTATCTCTACTTAATGGGCAAAGACAGCCTAACAATAAATGGCCAATCTTTAGATGCACAATAG
- the ubiG gene encoding bifunctional 2-polyprenyl-6-hydroxyphenol methylase/3-demethylubiquinol 3-O-methyltransferase UbiG: MPNTQNSNVDLNEVAKFEALASRWWDTENEFKPLHDINPLRTNYINERANGLQDKKVIDVGCGGGILSEAMAKLGAKVKGIDMGEAPLAVAKLHREESKLDIDYEKITAEDIAEREAGQYDVVTCLEMLEHVPDPSSVIKACMILVKPGGHVFFSTINRNPKAYLFAIIGAEYILNMLPKGTHDYAKFIQPAELNNYARQAGLDVSHITGMTYNPLTKVYKLNDKDVSVNYLMHTQKIDA, from the coding sequence ATGCCAAACACACAAAACAGCAATGTAGACCTAAATGAGGTTGCGAAATTTGAAGCCCTAGCAAGCCGTTGGTGGGACACAGAAAATGAATTCAAACCACTGCATGACATCAACCCGTTACGCACAAACTACATAAACGAGCGCGCAAACGGATTACAAGACAAAAAAGTCATTGATGTTGGCTGTGGCGGTGGCATTTTATCAGAAGCAATGGCAAAGCTTGGCGCCAAGGTGAAAGGCATTGACATGGGCGAAGCTCCTCTTGCGGTTGCCAAATTACACCGAGAAGAATCCAAACTTGATATCGATTACGAAAAAATAACAGCCGAAGACATTGCAGAACGCGAAGCGGGTCAATACGATGTAGTGACCTGCCTTGAAATGCTGGAACACGTTCCAGACCCTTCTTCAGTCATCAAAGCCTGCATGATACTTGTTAAGCCTGGTGGCCATGTATTTTTTTCTACCATTAATAGAAATCCAAAAGCCTATCTTTTTGCGATTATTGGAGCCGAGTATATTCTAAACATGCTTCCAAAAGGCACTCATGACTACGCTAAATTTATCCAACCTGCCGAACTAAATAATTATGCAAGACAGGCAGGACTGGACGTTAGCCATATAACAGGCATGACCTATAACCCACTAACAAAAGTATACAAGTTGAACGACAAAGACGTGTCCGTAAACTACTTAATGCATACCCAAAAAATCGACGCCTAA
- the gyrA gene encoding DNA gyrase subunit A, which produces MGELAKEIIPVSIENELKGSYLDYAMSVIVGRALPDVRDGLKPVHRRVLFAMSELKNDWNKPYKKSARIVGDVIGKYHPHGDSAVYDTIVRMAQPFSMRYTLVDGQGNFGSVDGDSAAAMRYTEIRMAKIAHHLLMDLEKETVDFVPNYDGTEFMPSVMPSRVPGLLVNGSAGIAVGMATNIPPHNLGEIIDGCLAVIDNADITIDELVDHIPGPDFPTGAFINGRAGILEAYKTGRGRIYMRARHHFEDMEKGNRQSIVFTEIPYQLNKAKVIERIAELVKEKKLEGISELRDESDKDGMRIVIELRRGENPDVVVNNIFTQTQLQSVFGINMVALVDGRPQLLNIKQILECFVKHRREVVTRRTIFELRKARERGHILEGLAVSLANIDRVIELIRTSPTSAEAKEKIVGEAWQPGNVVAMLERAGADACRPDDLDAGYGFVDGAYHLSPDQAQAILDLRLHRLTGLEHDKLLGEYKSLIELIGELLDILSSPDRLMEVIREELEEVRDAFGDARRTEILTSRQDLTIADLIDEAPMVVTISNTGYAKSQPLEEYQSQRRGGRGKSSASMKDEDHIEHLLVTSSHDTIMLFSNFGKVYWLRVFEIPVASRGAKGRPIINLLPLREGESISALLPLPVVEDAGKEEGDDEVADDVTVEASSYIFMATANGTVKKTAMQNFARPRSTGLIALSLDETDELVGVSVTTGENDIMLVSSSGKTIRFKESDVRAMGRTAAGVRGIRLGEDAKVVSLIVPQEGSAVLMACENGYGKRTAVEDFPVYGRGGQGVIGIQVSERNGPVIGAAQVDETDEIILITDQGTLVRTRVTEVSCQGRNTQGVTLIRLTNDEHLVGIERVVEDDEVDIEIDEIDEADGAVVDQAPSDGDESPDIAETDTE; this is translated from the coding sequence ATGGGTGAATTAGCCAAAGAAATTATTCCCGTCAGTATCGAAAATGAACTTAAGGGATCTTACCTAGATTATGCGATGAGCGTAATTGTTGGTCGAGCATTACCTGATGTACGAGATGGGTTAAAGCCTGTTCACCGTCGTGTTCTATTTGCGATGAGTGAACTTAAAAATGATTGGAATAAACCGTACAAAAAATCGGCGCGTATCGTCGGTGATGTAATCGGTAAATATCACCCGCATGGTGATTCTGCTGTATACGATACGATTGTTCGTATGGCGCAGCCTTTTTCAATGCGTTATACCTTGGTCGATGGTCAAGGTAACTTCGGTTCTGTCGATGGAGACAGTGCTGCAGCAATGCGTTATACCGAAATCCGTATGGCGAAGATTGCACATCATCTTCTCATGGATTTAGAAAAAGAAACCGTTGATTTTGTGCCTAACTATGATGGCACTGAATTTATGCCGTCGGTTATGCCTTCTCGCGTACCTGGCCTATTGGTTAATGGTTCTGCTGGTATTGCTGTTGGTATGGCGACTAATATTCCGCCTCATAATCTTGGTGAAATTATCGATGGGTGTCTTGCTGTTATCGACAATGCAGACATTACAATTGATGAACTCGTTGATCATATCCCCGGGCCTGATTTCCCTACAGGGGCTTTTATTAATGGCCGTGCCGGTATTCTTGAAGCCTATAAAACAGGTCGTGGTCGCATATATATGCGTGCCCGTCATCACTTTGAAGACATGGAAAAAGGCAATCGCCAATCCATCGTTTTTACAGAAATTCCTTACCAGTTAAATAAGGCAAAAGTGATCGAAAGGATCGCAGAGCTTGTAAAAGAGAAAAAACTGGAAGGTATCAGTGAGCTGCGCGACGAGTCTGATAAAGACGGTATGCGTATTGTTATTGAGCTTCGTCGGGGTGAGAATCCAGATGTTGTAGTGAATAACATTTTTACGCAAACCCAATTACAGTCTGTGTTTGGTATTAATATGGTGGCCTTGGTTGATGGTCGCCCTCAGTTACTTAATATCAAACAAATTCTAGAGTGTTTCGTTAAACACCGTCGTGAAGTGGTTACTCGTCGTACTATCTTTGAGTTACGTAAAGCGCGTGAACGAGGTCATATTCTTGAAGGTTTGGCTGTTTCTTTAGCCAATATCGATCGCGTAATAGAATTGATTCGTACATCACCAACGTCAGCTGAAGCAAAAGAAAAGATTGTAGGTGAGGCTTGGCAGCCTGGTAACGTGGTTGCAATGCTTGAACGTGCTGGTGCTGATGCGTGTCGTCCAGATGATTTGGACGCGGGTTACGGGTTTGTTGATGGTGCTTATCATTTGTCGCCAGATCAAGCTCAGGCTATTTTGGACTTGCGTTTGCATCGCTTGACTGGATTAGAGCATGACAAATTGCTTGGTGAATATAAGTCTCTTATTGAGCTTATTGGTGAGCTTCTTGATATTTTATCTAGCCCAGATCGTTTGATGGAAGTGATTCGTGAAGAGCTAGAAGAAGTTCGAGACGCTTTTGGTGATGCGCGTCGTACTGAGATCTTAACGTCTCGTCAAGACTTGACTATTGCAGATTTGATTGACGAAGCACCAATGGTTGTTACGATTTCAAATACCGGTTACGCAAAATCTCAGCCACTCGAAGAGTATCAATCTCAACGCCGTGGCGGTCGTGGTAAATCTTCTGCAAGCATGAAAGATGAAGATCATATTGAACATCTTCTTGTGACCAGCAGCCATGACACCATTATGTTGTTTAGTAACTTCGGTAAAGTGTACTGGTTGCGTGTCTTTGAAATTCCTGTTGCGAGCCGTGGTGCGAAAGGTCGTCCAATTATTAACTTGTTACCACTAAGAGAGGGCGAGTCAATTTCCGCCTTGTTGCCTTTGCCTGTTGTTGAAGATGCAGGTAAAGAAGAGGGTGATGATGAAGTGGCGGATGACGTTACTGTAGAAGCGAGCAGCTATATCTTTATGGCGACCGCGAACGGTACAGTTAAGAAAACCGCAATGCAAAACTTTGCACGTCCTCGTTCTACTGGCTTAATTGCATTGAGCTTAGATGAGACGGATGAGTTGGTTGGCGTATCGGTTACGACGGGCGAGAATGACATTATGTTGGTCTCTTCTTCTGGTAAAACGATTCGCTTTAAAGAATCTGATGTTCGAGCGATGGGTCGTACGGCTGCGGGCGTTCGAGGTATTCGATTGGGCGAAGATGCAAAAGTGGTTTCTCTTATCGTTCCTCAGGAAGGTTCTGCGGTATTGATGGCTTGTGAAAACGGCTATGGTAAACGTACTGCTGTAGAAGACTTCCCAGTTTACGGTCGTGGTGGTCAAGGTGTTATCGGTATTCAAGTATCTGAGCGTAATGGTCCTGTAATCGGCGCCGCTCAAGTAGATGAAACGGATGAGATTATTTTGATTACGGATCAGGGGACGTTGGTTCGTACTAGAGTGACAGAAGTGTCTTGCCAAGGTCGAAATACTCAAGGTGTTACTTTGATTCGTTTGACCAATGACGAACATTTGGTTGGTATTGAACGTGTCGTGGAAGATGATGAAGTAGATATAGAGATCGATGAGATTGATGAGGCCGATGGAGCCGTCGTTGATCAGGCACCAAGTGATGGTGACGAATCTCCTGATATCGCTGAAACAGATACTGAGTAG